ACCAGTCTCATCCAGATCGGATACAACAGCTTCCCAGAAATGAATTCGAAGGTTGCCCAAGCCTGCGCCTTTTCATTTTTGGCGAGCAAAGTGGACGGCTTGCTTGGCAGGTATGTGGATCTCAATTCTGCGCCGCAGTCCTCAGACAAGAGTGAGATCCTGCTTAATAGAGATTCTGAAATTGTTTACGATGTATTTCCCGATGATTTTAGAAAGATGCCGGGCAGTCCACTCTCCTACACAATCGCCCCTGGTCTATTGAAGGCATTTAGCTTCACGAAATTGGGTGAACTGACGAAGGGTGAGGGAAAAAATGTTACAGCTGATAACGAGCGGTTCTTGAGACTTGTTTGGGAAGTCAGTGCCGAAACTGTTGGAAAAGGGAGGAAGTGGATCATTTACGCCAAAGGCGGCGATTATCGAAGGTGGGCCGGAAATTTAGACTACGTATGCAATTGGAGTGAAGCGGCGCGAAAGCACTATCGTTTCAACAATTCATCTCGCATTATTAGCGAAGAGTTTTGGTACCTCCCTGGATTAACCTGGACAGTAATCGCAACAAGTGGTGTTGGTTTCAGGTATCTGCCGTGTGATACAACCTTTGATACGAAGGGGTTGGCTCTATTTTTTGAGCGAGACGAAAACATTGTCTCAATGCTTGCATTGCTAAACTCCACTGTCGGCCAAAAACTGATCTCTCTCGTGAATCAGACAATGTCGATAAATACCATCGATATAAAATCAATACCTGTTTGCCCATCGTTCCCTGAAATATCATCGGAAGCGACGGAGTTGATCAATAGTGCGTTGGAAGACTGGAATTCTGAGGAGCGGTCCTTTGATTTCTCGATGCCGCAGTTATTGAGGCATGGCGAACAGGAGAAAAGTCTAAGTAGCGCCTTTGCAGCCCACTTCAAGGCTATCGCAAGCAGTATTTCTCGAACAAGGCAGCTTGAGGAAACGATCAACAGCACGCTGATCGAAGCATATGGACTCCGCGGTGAACTCTCTCCCGAAGTCCCCGAATCCCAGATCACCCTGGCCCGCGCCGACCGCGAGAAGGATTGCCAGCGTCTGATTTCCTACGCCATCGGCTGCATGATGGGCCGCTATAGTCTGGGCGCGCCAGGCTTGATTTACGCCCACGCCGGAAACATCGGCTTCGACGCCAGCCGCTATGGCACATTCCCCGCTGATGCCGACGGTATCGTGCCGCTCACTGACGAACTCTGGTTCGAAGACGATGCCGCCAGCCGCATCCGCGAATTCCTGCTCGCCGTCTGGGGGCCAGACACCCTGGAAGAAAACATGGCCTGGCTGGCAGAAAGCCTGGGCTCCAAGGCCAGCGAAACGACGGACGAGACTATCCGACGCTACCTGGCCGACAAGTTCTACAAAGACCACCTGCAAACCTACAAAAAGCGCCCCATCTACTGGCTCTTCAGCAGCGGCAAACAAGGCGCCTTCCAGGCCTTGGTCTATCTGCACCGTTACCACGAAGGCACGCTAGCCCGCCTGCGCGCCGAACACGTCGTGCCTCTCACCGGCAAAATCCAGTCCCGCATCGACATGCTGCAAAAAGACGCCACAACCGCCTCCAGCACTGCAGCCCGCAACAAACTGGCCAAGGAAGTCGATAAGCTCAAAAAGAAACACGTCGAGCTCCTGGCCTACGACGAACAATTGCGCCATCACGCCGACATGCGCATCACACTCGACCTGGATGACGGTGTGAAGGTGAACTACGGCAAGTTTGGGAATTTGCTGGCTGAGGTGAAGGCCGTCACAGGAGGAGCAGGGGATGACTGAGATGACATCGCTCGCATCAATTCTTGAGCCATCTCTGCGCGACCTTGATGAAACGGTTTCCGATTTCCGCGATACATCATTTCAATCCAGCGAAAGTGTGCTCCAGCGCTTTGTTCATCACCTTGACGAGGAGCCCTTAGCTGGTTTTTTAAAGGCCGTGCTTCCCGTACCGGACTTTGATGGGTGGCTTGCAAAGGCCCAGAACACAATTGGGTCAATGGTCGGCTCGGGCACCCTCGAATGGCCTCCAAGCCGTTCGGAACGTGTTGCAATGCAAGTTGCGCTCTGTCGTGCCATATTAAACAAGACGGTCCGTTTTCTGGATTTCGTCCACAACTTCATGTACACCGGGCGCGACGTGGCAAGGCATGTCGATGATTTCGCGACAAAACTGCTGAATCCGTTGATGCGCGACATCGCGAGACTCACAGAATCCCGCCCATTGTCGCCTGTGTTATTTGAGGCAATGGGAACATTGCCGCCGAGCGGAAACCACATTCTTGATGCACTTTTGCACGATGCATGCAAGAAATTCCAGGATGCTGCACCCAAGTCGCGAGCCGAAGGAATTGAAAAGCTTTGGGATGCATGGGAGCGTCTGAAATCTATTGAGGTTCAAGGTGATAAGCGTATGTCCGTCGCCCGCCTGTTGGAACAATGTTCTCGAGAGCCAATGTTCCGTGCTCGACTGGACGCTGAGGCGAGGCACTTACCGAAATCGGCAACTCGTTCCAAATCCGTCACTTTGAGACTGACAAGGTGAGCATTTCGCTGCCGGAGCAGAACGACTACCTATTTCATCGACTCTTCGTATTAATGCACCTTCTACTTTTTAGCCGAGGGCGTAATCAAGGGCCCGCCTGAACTCGCCATCAAAGGGAAAATCGCATATTCAAATAGAGAAAAAGTCAATTTGTGTATGCGAACCAATTCAAATACCGAACTAGCTCAAGTGGGCTGTGCAACATAGAGACATGAATAATGAAAATTACTTACCTGTGCGCTGAAGGTGTTTTGGATGTTGAGCAGGGGGCCTTCAGAGAGATTGAAAAAGGGTTGCCTGCAAATTGGTTCGGTTTTGCTGGATTCCAGCTATTGCAGCGTGGCTCCACTGACCCCCGTGATTTGGACCTCGTAATATTTACAACCAACAGAATTTTTCTAGTTGAGCTGAAGAATTGGCGAGACGAAATTGAGTACTCCAATCGGCAGTGGATGCACAAAGGAAATTTCGTCAAATCGCCGGTCGACAAGACTAGACAAACGGCAAAGGTGTTAGAGCAGTGTCTAAAAGCAAAACTCTCTAATACCTACATCCCGTTCATTGAGTCGCTGGTTGTGCTCTGTCATCCCACATGTCGCCTCAAAAACTTCCCTGACGAAGAGCGGCGTTTTGTTATGAGTCTTCCTGATTTTGTAAAGAACCTTGGGAGGGCTGACGAGTACCGCAAGAAGTTTCCTGAGAAACCTCTTACTTGGCAATATCCTTCAGCCAATCCAATTCCAGACAGAAATAAATATGAGCGATTTTTTTCGCTGAGCAACCCCCAAATCCTCGAGCGAAGGACTGAGTACCAAGGATTTTTGCAGGTTAGCAGCCTTGCCGACTACGTTCACCCCAGAATCATTTGGTCTGAGTTTCGGGCGGAACATGGTGAAAATCGCCGGTCCAAGGCTCTTATTAGGAAGTGGAACTTTTCCAACTTAGCGGGGGGCAACTCCACTGCCGCGGAACGAGCTTCCATTGGACTTCGGGAACTTCGACTGAATGAGATGCTTCGGACGGAGCTTCCAGAGTTGCATGTTGATTTGCTCGAACCGGTAGGGTCAGCCTCGCCGGAAGATGTGACAACTAATTTCGTGGAAGCTTATCGATTACCTGCACAGGTCGAACGCCTTGCTGAACTCATCGCCAGGAAGTCTGACATGGATGATGACGAGAGACGTTCATTGGTAAAGAGCGTGCTTGCAAGATTCGCAAAACTTCACTCAGTAGGGATTGCTCACAGGGACATTACAACAAAAACTCTTTGGGTTGTTGAACCCTCGCGAATCATCTTGTCAAGTTTTGCTGCGGCCAGAATTCCAGAAGGACGCACCGTGGGCGTTAATCGGGTGGAACTGGAGAGTGGGTCAATTCGCCTTCCCGAGGACGATGCCAATGAGGGCAAGACGGCCGCGCATTCAGCCTTTGCCCGCGACGTCTTTCTGCTCGGCGTTCTGTCGTTTGAAATCCTTGAAGGGACCAGGCTGGAGAACTTGGATAATGTGCCCTTGTATGAGGAGAAAAATGCCCTCAAGTCCCCGATGCTGAATGACTGGTTTCAGACAAGCATCAATTGGGACCCGGAGAAGCGCTATCAATCTGCCTCTGAAGCACTTGATGCGTTGAACACTGCGCTTGCAACAGACGTTGAAGCCAGTGTTGCGGACGTAGACATCAGTGTTTACAAGACTGATGCAAGTCCGATGACATTGCTCCCGAAGGAAATCCTTTCCTCATTACCTGATAAAAATGTCTACATCTCGGAAAAGAACGGCCAAAAGGTATTAGTGAAGTGCTGGCCCAACTTGAGATTTGACGTAAAACATCCAAGTCGGAATCGCAAACTTCTAGAATTTCTCCAGACAGCTCGCTCGCTCAGGCAATCAGCCTTTAACGCCGCCCCTGAAGTTGTCGACTTTGGAGTTAGTCCTTTTGGACTGATATTGGTTACCAAATGGGCGCCGGGTGAAGGGTTCAATGAGTGGTTCGAGCGATGCTCCTCACACAAGGAACGCGCCGAAGTGGCGCTGTCGTTGCTGAATTCGGTTCGCCGCCTTCACGCACTAGGAATCACGCATGGCGATATCAAGGGGGCAAACATTGCAGTGTCGCTTTCGGAAGATGGGGAAGTTCACGTTGTACTTCTGGATGTCCTTGACCTTACGGCTGACGGTGATAGCTGCGTAACTGTTGATGACCTGCCTCCTCATCTGGAAGGCGGCTCGGCTCTACAGAGGGACCTATACCTTACGGTGTCGCTGACACTTAAGCTTCTATCTGATGTGGATTTCCCTGCGACGTTTTCTGAGGCCAGTCGGGCAAAGGAACTCACGGAAGTCAACATTCCCATTGACCTTCTGGCGGAAACTTTGCAGAAGGAGCTGCACCCACCAAAAAACATTCACCCGGCCTTTGTAATCAGCGTTTGGCGAACCAAGTCCGAACAGGGGCGATTTCATGAACTGGAAGGTGATAACGGAAGCTTTCCCGTTGGTGTTCAGCCAGTGCCAGCGGAAAGGCGAGTTATCTTCTTTGTGACCGGCTTGCGAGAACAGGTCATCATTAAATACGACCTACAGGATGAGCGTGTAATTGAAATTTCTCTGAAGGAAATTGGACACGACCTCTACGTGTCCAACGCTCGGCGCTCGGCATTTCGGCTGCATGCCCAAATTGGGATTGATTTCGCTGCAGTGTCCGACGCGTCTGAGCTAGTTGAACTGCTTTACTCGAGATACCGGTCTACAAGAGATGACAATGACTTAGAAGAAAGCCTCCCTGCGGGGGTAGAGGCTAAAAGCCCATATGACGTCCTGGAGGCGCATGATGCAGGCGAAACTCGGATTTCGGCGAAGGCGCTTTGGCAGGCATTGGCAGAGTCGGATGAGCTGAATGCCACAAGAATTACTGTTCGGGCGGGTGTTCAAAAAGTACCCCATGAGAAGTATTCATGGCTGGTCCCATACGAACTTGAAGAAGGGGTCCTCGATTTTTCAGAAGGTGAAAAGATTGAGCTACATGAACGCGGAACCGACCCGATGAAAGGGACGGAAGCTTGGTTCCGTGTTGGACTGATTTCTCCGGATATCGGTAAGGATGTTTTGCGCGTATTGCCGACCAGCAATCGCCTCAAGATTACCGAGGGCAAAACGTTCTTTGTGAGAGGTTCGTTTGAGACCAGCGCTTCGGAGCGAAGGGTGGCCGCCATGAGACGTGTCTTGGGTGGTGGCGCTTCAATTCCGAAGATACAAGAATACTTTGACCCACATCTATCGGTTCAGCCATACCAGTTTCCAATGGCTGCATTGAATTTAATTGACAGCCTTGGTTTGAACGACCAGCAAAGGGACGCACTGCTTCAGAGTTTCAAGAATGGGCCGATTTCTCTGCTGCAGGGGCCTCCTGGAACAGGAAAGACAAAATTCATTTCGTCGTTCGTGCACTTGGCATTAAGCAGAGGACTTGCAAAGAACATCTTGCTTGTGAGTCAGTCTCACGAGGCTGTGAACAATGCACTTGAAAAGGTATCTGACCTAGCGGCATCGAACGAAGTTGGCCTGTCGATGGTGCGCGTTGGCTCGGCAACCATGGTTTCGAAAAAGCTGCGGTCAGTGCACGAGGATGCAAGGCGGCAAATCTACCGTGAGAAATTTGACGCCGAGATTCGAGAGCGAATAAGGACAGTTGGCTACCAACTTGGCTTGCCTAGTGCGTATGTGAACGATGCAAGTGATGTATTCATGACCTTGGGGCAGTTGCTCAGTCGCATTGAGTTTTTGCAACAGGCCGATAACCCAAACAGAGACGCCGATGAAGGTATGCGGAGCGCTCAGATTAGAAGGCTCAAAGAGCGATTTTGCGAGATAGCCAGTTCACGGTTTGACCTTGAGGTGAGCACGGAGTCCAACCTGCGTGATGCCATGGAAGGATTTTTGAGCAAGGTAGCGGCCACAAACGGCTCGCCAAGTCCCGAAAAGTGCCAAAAGCTCGAACGCCTCTTTTGGCTTTCAAAAGAGTTCTCAGATGTGCTGCGTAGCCCTCATTCGAATTTCACGTCGTTCTTGTCTCGGACTGCACGAGTCGTTGCAGGAACGTGCGTAGGGGTTGGGAAGCACATGCTGGGAATTGTCGACCATGTGTACGACTGGGTCATTGTTGACGAGGCTGCCAGGGCGTCCCCAATGGAACTTGTGGTGGCCATGCAGGCAGGTAGGCGCGTGCTTTTAGTTGGTGACCATCTGCAACTACCTCCGATGTACCCGAAGGCTGTGGAAGAGAAAACTTCACAACTTTTGGGAATTGGTAGGGCTGACTTCAGAAAGATCAACAACTTTCAAAGGGCGTTTTCTTCCGAATATGGACGGTCAGTTGGGCGGACGCTTTTGAAGCAGTATCGAATGGCAAGTTCGATAAATAGAGTGGTCTCAAACTGCTTCTATGAGGGCGCTCTGACGGTTGATAGGGAGGCTCCAATCGCAGCATATGAGAAGCTTCCAGAGTATCTGGCCAAGGAGGTTGTCTGGATTGACACCGCCGACCAGGGTCGAGCTAGTTTCCACAAGGAGCTTCCAGGGGGCTACGGTGCGCTGGTAAACGAAGTTGAAGCAAATATCGTCGTCTCGGTTGTGCGCGAAATCGCAATGTCTAAAGAATTCGTTGAAGCGATTCGAATCAAGGTACATCAGTCTGACTCTGCGCCAATCGGAATCATCACGATGTACGCAGCCCAAAGGGATTTGATACGACGTAAGTTGGACCAAGCGGACTGGGCGGGAGATATTAGGGACCTATTTACTGTTGGCACGGTTGATAGCTATCAGGGAAAAGAGAACTGCATCATCATTTTGTCAGTTGTCAGAAATGACACCTCAAGCGTGGTCGGATTCTTGTCTGAGCCGGAGCGCATCAACGTTGCACTGTCCCGAGCCCAGGACCGATTGATTGTGGTCGGCTCAACGACGATGTGGTCTGGACGTGCGGGAACTCCTCTGAAGAAGGTTTTGGATGAAGTGATGTTAATGTCTAAGGATGGCCAAGCTCAACTGGTCCAATCCCGTGCTTTGAAAGGAGGGGTTTGAAATGCTTGAGAAATTTAACTCAGTAGCTCTCGGTGTCCCAGCGCAACAGTACTACGTGCGTTGTCACGTATCGGTGGAGCGACAAGTTCCAGTAATGACGGAATTCGCAGTTCGACTCATTCACTTGGCGGAGAAAATTGAATTCGAGGTATTCAGAGAGTACTTTGGGCTTGCCGGGCATGATGCAAATGAGCTTGTTGAAGTCCTCAAGTCCGAAGGGTTGGTTCAAGACTTTGAGGGTGTTTTATCCCTTACAACCTACGCCTTGGCTCGATTCGTTGCCTCCCATGATGGGGTTCCAAGGTTCACCAAAATCGTGGAGCGCCAAAGCCATCCGGTCTTCAATTTATTGACTTTTTCGCCATTAAAGCGGGCTCGCAATGGTGGGTATTGGGACAATACTTTGGAGCTGAACTGGGAGGCTGCAGAAAACGGCTCTGCTCACACGCTAGACCAGGCTTCCGAAGCGTTCCACAGGCATTTCCATGACATTGAAAGGCTTGACAAGGACGACGAAGATAAAAGGGCTTACAGCGTCTACAAAATTGAAGAAATCTCCTCTGGAAAGCGCTTCAATGTCCCTATTCCGATGGACTTTTACATCGACTTCGATGGAAGTATTGACTACCAGCTCGAAGATAACTCCTTATTGCCAGACGACCTCAAGTCAAAGCTGACGCAGTTGACTGCAGACAGAGTTGGGAAGATGGTTGCGCATCCGGACTTCTTTCCTGAATTTCCAGCGGTCTTCGATGACACTGTCTTAAGACGATACATGCGTGAGGTCACGCAATCAGGTGCGTCAAAAGTTGGCACTATGTCGCTCAAACCCTCGGTGCACAACAAATTTCTGTTCTCAACATATGTTAAAGAGGTTCATGCTGAGGGCAACGGTGAGATCTATGACACTGGGAAAAGTCAGGCGGTGCTTGGCGCGTTGTATATGCCCAAAAACCTTCAGAAGCTCCTAATGGGGCTTGAAAAGGCTCTACGGCACTTTTTGAACACCAAAGAGCCAGAGACCCCGTTCCCTGTTGAGATGTTCTGGGTGATTCCCGAAAGCGAGCTGTGGGGGCGAACCGAGATGATGAAAGAGGCAGTTTTTGCTGTCTCTAAGCTCATTGAGAAGGAATGGGGCGAACCTATCGATATCGTTGCGGTATGCAATGCTGCCCAATCTGACCGTAGAGATTCATTGTTGAGTAAAGCGCGCCTGCTTCTGAGTGCTGGTTTCAACGACGTTCTCTTGGGGCCCTCACCTGTAATGTCCGCAAGATTTGAGCTTCTGATACTGCCCGGTGTGCACGTTGCAGCTATGTATCAGTGGAAGTCGCCCGCCTCGGACTTTCTGAGTGTGCCGATTGGATTTATTTCGGAGCACAAAAACAAGCTGGCTAAATCATTGGTTTTCTTGCGAAAGGTTTGCTCCTCTAAGCTTTACCGAGCTTTCTGGGGAAATGCCGATGACGGGGACGGTAACCGTTTGATGCTCAACGATGTTCTAGCTTCCGAATTCTTATATTTGGATGCTTTTGCCGAGGTTGAGGGTTAGAGAATGAATCTTCTAAATAGGCAGATACCGGTGCATTGATTCGAATCGCCATGGGCACAATACAAGCCATTGGATGTGGTTTATTTTCCCTTGGCTAAGGGAATTGGTCAGCAGCTCATTGCAAAGCACTACGGCTTTGCTTCCCGCGAAGAGGCGCCAAGTGGGGCACTCGTATGGCGAAAATGAGGTCTTACTTCAATGAAATTGGGAAACGAAATTAATGAGCCAACAGCGTCTACTTGAGAGCTTAGGCACCCTCTTTAATACCCACTCAGTTGTGTTTTGGCACGACGTGGAGGCCGAATTCGCCTCTGCTGTGGATGGCTTGCAGCTCGACGGCGTGCGATTGGTTCGCTTGGACGAAACCCCCGCGCTGCGGGTGAAGCTCGACATTGAGCGCGCCCCCGAGCAGCGGTGGCTGATTTATAGCGCCAAGCCCGAGCCGGAACCAACGAATGACTGGCTGCTGGACGTGCGCATGCGCAGCAAGTCGTTCCGCGCTGATTCCACCTCCATCCTGTTGGAAGACTTGGGCTTGACCACGCAAGGGTTGCGGCAGCACCTGAAAGAGCGCGCCAAGTTCCTGCGCGCCAAAGACCGGGTCGACCGCCTTAAGCGCCTGGTGCTGCCGGGTGACAACGCAGCAGACCTGGACCGCAAGATGCTGGCGGTGCTGACTCGGGCCGACCAACCAGAGTTGTTCGCCATCTTGCAGCGCCTCTATGCCGCCGTAGTGGTGGACGGCGTGGCCGATTTATCGGCTCAGCCCAAGGCCTGGCAAGACATTGTGGCCAACGATTTGACTCCGGCGTTCTGGGAATTGGTGCAGATGCAACTCGGTTATTCCGATGTAACCCCCAGCCTGCGGGATTTGCTATTGCGCATTCTGGTGACGGACTTTTGCAGGGGTCTTGACGGGGATGCTCCGCGTCAGCTGGCGCATTTTGTTCTATCCGACCGAACGCTGGCGGCGAACGCGTCCGTCTTTGTGGCACGCTGGCGGTCTGACCTCGCGCACTTCGGTAGTTACAACGCGCTGGCGCATGCGGTCGCCAATGATGTGGATTTGATCAGTCTGCTGTCGGGCCAGTCTGCAGAGCAACTGGTCGAGTGCATGACCTTTGAAGACATTGAACTGCGGGTGGTGCAAGACTTGAAGCAGCGCATCGTTGCTGGTGCCGGCGCGAACATGGAAGTGGTGCGTGCCCTGATTGCCCGCCGCCGTGACGGACATTGGGCCAACCCGTTGCTCGCCAGTGCAAACGAGCGTACCCGGGCCCTCGCCGCTTGTTACGATGCGCTGACCGCTGCCGCCGATTTTTTCAGCCTGAAGGCGGAGCATGCGGCTGGCTTCAGCTTTACCGATGCAGGCGCCGCGTTTGCCCACTACCGCGATGCGCTGTTCCGTTTTGACC
The nucleotide sequence above comes from Polaromonas sp. JS666. Encoded proteins:
- a CDS encoding AAA domain-containing protein codes for the protein MKITYLCAEGVLDVEQGAFREIEKGLPANWFGFAGFQLLQRGSTDPRDLDLVIFTTNRIFLVELKNWRDEIEYSNRQWMHKGNFVKSPVDKTRQTAKVLEQCLKAKLSNTYIPFIESLVVLCHPTCRLKNFPDEERRFVMSLPDFVKNLGRADEYRKKFPEKPLTWQYPSANPIPDRNKYERFFSLSNPQILERRTEYQGFLQVSSLADYVHPRIIWSEFRAEHGENRRSKALIRKWNFSNLAGGNSTAAERASIGLRELRLNEMLRTELPELHVDLLEPVGSASPEDVTTNFVEAYRLPAQVERLAELIARKSDMDDDERRSLVKSVLARFAKLHSVGIAHRDITTKTLWVVEPSRIILSSFAAARIPEGRTVGVNRVELESGSIRLPEDDANEGKTAAHSAFARDVFLLGVLSFEILEGTRLENLDNVPLYEEKNALKSPMLNDWFQTSINWDPEKRYQSASEALDALNTALATDVEASVADVDISVYKTDASPMTLLPKEILSSLPDKNVYISEKNGQKVLVKCWPNLRFDVKHPSRNRKLLEFLQTARSLRQSAFNAAPEVVDFGVSPFGLILVTKWAPGEGFNEWFERCSSHKERAEVALSLLNSVRRLHALGITHGDIKGANIAVSLSEDGEVHVVLLDVLDLTADGDSCVTVDDLPPHLEGGSALQRDLYLTVSLTLKLLSDVDFPATFSEASRAKELTEVNIPIDLLAETLQKELHPPKNIHPAFVISVWRTKSEQGRFHELEGDNGSFPVGVQPVPAERRVIFFVTGLREQVIIKYDLQDERVIEISLKEIGHDLYVSNARRSAFRLHAQIGIDFAAVSDASELVELLYSRYRSTRDDNDLEESLPAGVEAKSPYDVLEAHDAGETRISAKALWQALAESDELNATRITVRAGVQKVPHEKYSWLVPYELEEGVLDFSEGEKIELHERGTDPMKGTEAWFRVGLISPDIGKDVLRVLPTSNRLKITEGKTFFVRGSFETSASERRVAAMRRVLGGGASIPKIQEYFDPHLSVQPYQFPMAALNLIDSLGLNDQQRDALLQSFKNGPISLLQGPPGTGKTKFISSFVHLALSRGLAKNILLVSQSHEAVNNALEKVSDLAASNEVGLSMVRVGSATMVSKKLRSVHEDARRQIYREKFDAEIRERIRTVGYQLGLPSAYVNDASDVFMTLGQLLSRIEFLQQADNPNRDADEGMRSAQIRRLKERFCEIASSRFDLEVSTESNLRDAMEGFLSKVAATNGSPSPEKCQKLERLFWLSKEFSDVLRSPHSNFTSFLSRTARVVAGTCVGVGKHMLGIVDHVYDWVIVDEAARASPMELVVAMQAGRRVLLVGDHLQLPPMYPKAVEEKTSQLLGIGRADFRKINNFQRAFSSEYGRSVGRTLLKQYRMASSINRVVSNCFYEGALTVDREAPIAAYEKLPEYLAKEVVWIDTADQGRASFHKELPGGYGALVNEVEANIVVSVVREIAMSKEFVEAIRIKVHQSDSAPIGIITMYAAQRDLIRRKLDQADWAGDIRDLFTVGTVDSYQGKENCIIILSVVRNDTSSVVGFLSEPERINVALSRAQDRLIVVGSTTMWSGRAGTPLKKVLDEVMLMSKDGQAQLVQSRALKGGV
- a CDS encoding DUF1810 family protein, with product MDSNRHGHNTSHWMWFIFPWLRELVSSSLQSTTALLPAKRRQVGHSYGENEVLLQ
- the pglX gene encoding BREX-1 system adenine-specific DNA-methyltransferase PglX — protein: MNKTKLKSYAPQARKDFIAAVTARANLLGLSEKGGKLEIAPSQTQGDVTVIAGQAWPVKVHAQRDQLIERIQKDGFAQTMEAIAYTWFNRFAALRYMELHDYLGHGHRALSSSAGGLPDILTHATDLANSDAANALRGLNAAKVTELQLAGNRDGELYRMLLVAQCNALSRAMPFLFERIDDDSELLLPDNLLRSDSVIAKLVEEIPEEDWAEVEIIGWLYQFYISEKKDQVIGKVVKSEDIPAATQLFTPNWIVQYLVQNSVGRLWLMANPQSTLAQAWPYYITPAEQTPQVQAQLDALIQTRVREDDDTLNPETITVLDPACGSGHILVVAYDVLKAIYLERGYQPRAIPRLILEKNLYGLDIDDRAAQMAGFALLMKARADDRRLFTATDDAGNLQPPKLNVLSLQESKGLSVDELATHLAPFKVQRATITALVETFEHAKTFGSLIQIPYALKKHLAVLPEVLALVKQSGDMYANAASDDLLPLVQQAQVLARQFDAVVANPPYMGGRGLPRSVTDFMSAEFPSSKLDLYSVFMERGFQLCKATGINSMVTMQGWMFLSSFATFREKLLDERSITSLIQIGYNSFPEMNSKVAQACAFSFLASKVDGLLGRYVDLNSAPQSSDKSEILLNRDSEIVYDVFPDDFRKMPGSPLSYTIAPGLLKAFSFTKLGELTKGEGKNVTADNERFLRLVWEVSAETVGKGRKWIIYAKGGDYRRWAGNLDYVCNWSEAARKHYRFNNSSRIISEEFWYLPGLTWTVIATSGVGFRYLPCDTTFDTKGLALFFERDENIVSMLALLNSTVGQKLISLVNQTMSINTIDIKSIPVCPSFPEISSEATELINSALEDWNSEERSFDFSMPQLLRHGEQEKSLSSAFAAHFKAIASSISRTRQLEETINSTLIEAYGLRGELSPEVPESQITLARADREKDCQRLISYAIGCMMGRYSLGAPGLIYAHAGNIGFDASRYGTFPADADGIVPLTDELWFEDDAASRIREFLLAVWGPDTLEENMAWLAESLGSKASETTDETIRRYLADKFYKDHLQTYKKRPIYWLFSSGKQGAFQALVYLHRYHEGTLARLRAEHVVPLTGKIQSRIDMLQKDATTASSTAARNKLAKEVDKLKKKHVELLAYDEQLRHHADMRITLDLDDGVKVNYGKFGNLLAEVKAVTGGAGDD